TGTTGATTTTTCGGAATGCATGGAAGGGAACATCTCCAACTTTAATAAAAAGCCCCAGAGGATTGAATGTTGGAGCGCATTTGACGCAAAGATTGTGGGTGGTACCGATTCTTTTATTGATTCCTAGTGGGGATCTGCACTCTTCATTTTCTTGGTGGCCGGTGATTCAAATTGGTTCTCAGTCATTTGCTCTTTTTGCGGTTCCTTTTTTAATCGGCTTTAAGCAAATCATTCGTAGTACTTTACCAGAAGTAGCCATTAAAAAAATGGGGAGATCTGTCATGTGGATGGGGATTATTACATTCATATTAGCCATTCCCTCATACTGGTTCCCTATGATGATTTATGTTGTTTTAGCCTTTGCATTCATAGGGCGGGCTTGGATCCATATGCGTTACAACCAACTAGATAAAAAGCAACCATATTATTTTACTCAACAAAAGGCAGGGGTGAGAATTCTCGGAGTAATCCCTTATACCCCTGCAGATAAAATGGAATTGAAAATAGGGGAATTAATTAAAAAGGTGAACGGTGTTGAAGTCTCCAATGAGGAAAACTTTTATCAAGCTTTGCAAAGAAACAGGGCATACTGCAGGATGGAAGTGATTGGAGCGAACGGAGAAAATCGCTTTGTACAATCTGCTTTATATGAAGGACAACATCATGAACTCGGGATCATTTTCGTACAAGAAGATAAAAATTGGGATGAAGATGCTGTTTCTTAATTCATTGCATTGAAAATTACCCCTAAGAAAACTCAGGAAATGGACTGGGTTTTCTTTTCGTATACAGAAATACAGTCATCGTGTTTTAATTGAAACATTAGGAGAAAATTGATACAATCATGTGAAAACTTGGATGGGGAGGGGTTCGATGGGAATTCATCGATATTTTAAAAGTTTATCTGATTTAGAAAATTTATTTCGGTGTCCAGGAAAATTTAAGTATCAAGACCATTCCGTCGCAGCCCATTCTTTTAAAGTTACGAAAATTGCTCAATTTCTTGGGACAGTTGAACAAATGGAAGGAGAAACGGTCGATTGGAAAATCTTATATGAGAAGGCTTTAAATCATGATTATGCTGAATTATTTACAGGAGATATTAAGACACCTGTGAAATATGCATCTAGTGAGTTAAAAGGTCTCTTTTCTCAAGTAGAGCAACAATTGACACAGAAGTTTATCCGTGAAGAGTTCCCAACGGAATTTAGGGAGGTTTATATTGAGCGCTTTAAAGAGGGAAAAGATGATACATTAGAAGGAAAAATCTTATCTGTCGCTGATAAGATCGATCTTTTATACGAATCATTTGGGGAGATTCAAAAAGGGAATCCAGAACCATTATTTCTTGAAATTTATGAAGAAGCGCTAATGACGATCATATTATTTAAAGAAATGAAAAGTGTTCAATATTTTTTAAATGATATTTTACCTGATTTATTGCAGGAAAAATTCATTCCTCACGATCAGCTCAGCCAGATGACCCAAAATATTTTAAGTCAAAAGGATGAACAAGGGCAGTGAGGAGACAATTTTGACGAGTTAAATAGGTTACGTATACACTTAGGGGTATGGATGACCCACACTTCTTCATGTGGTGAGTTCCCTGCCCGATCATTCGGGATAAAAGAGGAGGAGAAAACATGTCGATTAAAGAAACAATTCGATCAC
This DNA window, taken from Oikeobacillus pervagus, encodes the following:
- a CDS encoding HD domain-containing protein — encoded protein: MGIHRYFKSLSDLENLFRCPGKFKYQDHSVAAHSFKVTKIAQFLGTVEQMEGETVDWKILYEKALNHDYAELFTGDIKTPVKYASSELKGLFSQVEQQLTQKFIREEFPTEFREVYIERFKEGKDDTLEGKILSVADKIDLLYESFGEIQKGNPEPLFLEIYEEALMTIILFKEMKSVQYFLNDILPDLLQEKFIPHDQLSQMTQNILSQKDEQGQ
- a CDS encoding PDZ domain-containing protein, whose product is MVVEWLMQLLTGIGKLLLHPLLYFSILLTFSIGSLRVKRERKDFDVSIYDIYHEMRQIFPQGILIGMILSCLMLFIGLTIPMSYIVGIGTATLILSLIGGIFLSVPFTLIGGILLILLAEKIGIEIPFSNGAFIDHLPLTSMAILLAFLLIAEGVLIFRNAWKGTSPTLIKSPRGLNVGAHLTQRLWVVPILLLIPSGDLHSSFSWWPVIQIGSQSFALFAVPFLIGFKQIIRSTLPEVAIKKMGRSVMWMGIITFILAIPSYWFPMMIYVVLAFAFIGRAWIHMRYNQLDKKQPYYFTQQKAGVRILGVIPYTPADKMELKIGELIKKVNGVEVSNEENFYQALQRNRAYCRMEVIGANGENRFVQSALYEGQHHELGIIFVQEDKNWDEDAVS